From a region of the Pongo pygmaeus isolate AG05252 chromosome 5, NHGRI_mPonPyg2-v2.0_pri, whole genome shotgun sequence genome:
- the FAM50B gene encoding protein FAM50B — protein sequence MAQYKGTMREAGRAMHLLKKREKQREQMEVLKQRIAEETILKSQVDKRFSAHYDAVEAELKSSTVGLVTLNDMKARQEALVRERERQLAKRQHLEEQRLQQERQREQEQRRERKRKISCLSFALDDLDDQADAAEARRAGNLGKNPDVDTSFLPDRDREEEENRLREELRQEWEAQREKVKDEEMEVTFSYWDGSGHRRTVRVRKGNTVQQFLKKALQGLRKDFLELRSAGVEQLMFIKEDLILPHYHTFYDFIIARARGKSGPLFSFDVHDDVRLLSDATMEKDESHAGKVVLRSWYEKNKHIFPASRWEAYDPEKKWDKYTIR from the coding sequence ATGGCGCAGTACAAGGGCACCATGCGCGAGGCAGGCCGTGCCATGCACCTCCTCAAGAAGCGCGAAAAGCAGCGGGAGCAGATGGAGGTGCTGAAGCAGCGCATCGCCGAGGAGACCATCCTCAAGTCGCAGGTGGACAAGAGGTTCTCGGCGCATTACGACGCCGTGGAGGCCGAGCTGAAGTCCAGCACGGTGGGCCTGGTGACCCTGAACGACATGAAGGCCCGGCAGGAGGCCCTGGTCAGGGAGCGCGAGCGGCAGCTGGCCAAGCGCCAGCACCTGGAGGAGcagcggctgcagcaggagcggCAGCGGGAGCAGGAGCAGCGGCGCGAGCGCAAGCGTAAGATCTCCTGCCTCTCCTTTGCGCTAGACGACCTCGATGACCAGGCCGATGCGGCCGAGGCCAGGCGCGCCGGAAACCTGGGCAAGAACCCCGACGTGGACACCAGCTTCCTGCCAGACCGCGACCGCGAGGAGGAGGAGAACCGGCTCCGAGAGGAGCTGCGCCAAGAGTGGGAGGCGCAGCGCGAGAAAGTGAAGGACGAGGAGATGGAGGTCACCTTCAGCTACTGGGACGGCTCGGGCCACCGGCGCACGGTGCGGGTGCGCAAGGGCAACACGGTGCAGCAGTTCCTGAAGAAGGCGCTGCAGGGGCTGCGCAAGGACTTCCTGGAGCTGCGCTCCGCCGGCGTGGAGCAGCTCATGTTCATCAAGGAGGATCTCATCCTGCCGCACTACCACACCTTCTACGACTTCATCATCGCCAGGGCGAGGGGCAAGAGCGGGCCGCTCTTCAGCTTCGATGTGCACGATGACGTGCGCCTGCTCAGCGACGCCACCATGGAGAAGGACGAGTCGCACGCAGGCAAGGTGGTGCTGCGGAGCTGGTACGAGAAGAACAAGCACATCTTCCCCGCCAGCCGCTGGGAGGCCTATGACCCCGAGAAGAAGTGGGACAAGTACACCATCCGCTGA